From Flavobacterium arcticum, the proteins below share one genomic window:
- a CDS encoding type I phosphomannose isomerase catalytic subunit, producing the protein MELYPLIFEPILKDRIWGGTKLKNDLGKNIPTETTGESWELSDVAGDVSVVKNGTYEGKPLTELMNTYPEALLGSKVYQQYGAQFPLLFKFLDARSDLSIQVHPNDELAKERHDSFGKTEMWYIMQADEGARIIVGFKEKSSPEEYLEHLENKNLIEILNEVPVKAGDVFFLETGTIHAIGTGIVIAEIQQTSDITYRIYDWDRVDANGKSRELHVEQALDAMNYNTTDTKKEYTKVLNTSNIAVDCPYFTTAYLPLTGEANVDKEGSSFTVYICTEGDYTLTANGTQYSFKKGDTILIPAGLKQYSLSGKATLLEIYIS; encoded by the coding sequence ATGGAATTGTATCCGTTGATTTTTGAACCAATCCTAAAAGACAGGATATGGGGAGGTACTAAACTAAAAAATGATTTAGGTAAAAACATACCTACTGAGACTACAGGTGAGAGTTGGGAGCTGTCAGATGTTGCTGGCGATGTAAGCGTAGTAAAAAATGGTACTTATGAGGGGAAACCATTAACCGAATTAATGAATACCTACCCCGAAGCTCTTCTAGGTAGCAAAGTATATCAGCAATATGGTGCTCAGTTTCCGTTATTATTTAAATTTCTTGATGCACGTAGCGATCTTTCTATACAAGTACACCCTAATGATGAGCTGGCAAAAGAACGTCATGACTCTTTCGGTAAAACCGAAATGTGGTATATAATGCAGGCAGATGAAGGTGCAAGAATAATCGTAGGTTTCAAAGAAAAATCGAGTCCTGAAGAATATTTAGAACATCTCGAAAATAAAAACCTTATTGAGATATTAAATGAAGTTCCTGTAAAAGCGGGTGATGTTTTCTTTTTAGAAACAGGAACAATACACGCCATAGGTACAGGTATTGTTATAGCCGAGATACAGCAGACTAGCGATATTACCTATCGTATTTATGACTGGGACAGGGTAGATGCAAATGGTAAATCGCGCGAACTGCACGTAGAGCAGGCTCTTGATGCTATGAATTATAATACTACAGATACTAAAAAAGAATATACTAAAGTACTTAACACTTCTAATATAGCAGTAGACTGCCCTTATTTTACCACAGCTTATTTACCGCTTACAGGTGAGGCTAATGTAGATAAAGAAGGTAGTAGTTTTACCGTTTATATTTGTACTGAGGGTGATTATACCCTTACGGCTAACGGAACACAGTACAGCTTTAAAAAGGGTGATACGATACTTATTCCTGCTGGATTAAAGCAATATTCGCTTTCAGGTAAAGCAACATTATTAGAAATATATATTTCATAA
- a CDS encoding 6-pyruvoyl trahydropterin synthase family protein: MKVTVSRKAHFNAAHRLYRPDWAEERNDAVFGKCNNPNFHGHNYDLIVSVTGDIDPDTGYVIDIKVLKDIIKEEVEDAFDHKNLNLDVPEFADLNPTAENIVVVIWNKIRKRIANTMALEVVLYETPRNFVTYKGE, encoded by the coding sequence ATGAAAGTAACTGTTAGTAGGAAAGCCCATTTTAATGCAGCACACCGCTTATACCGTCCTGACTGGGCAGAGGAGCGTAATGATGCTGTTTTCGGGAAGTGCAATAACCCTAACTTTCATGGTCATAATTATGACCTTATTGTAAGTGTAACGGGCGATATAGACCCCGATACTGGTTATGTGATTGATATAAAAGTCCTAAAAGATATCATTAAAGAAGAAGTAGAAGATGCTTTCGATCATAAAAACCTTAACCTAGATGTTCCTGAGTTTGCAGATTTAAATCCTACTGCCGAGAATATTGTTGTGGTAATTTGGAATAAAATCAGAAAGCGAATAGCTAATACTATGGCATTAGAAGTAGTGCTTTATGAAACCCCACGAAATTTTGTAACCTATAAAGGAGAATAA
- the idi gene encoding isopentenyl-diphosphate Delta-isomerase, whose amino-acid sequence MTEEKVILVNEKDEQIGLMPKMEAHEKALLHRAFSVFILNSKNEIMLQQRAAQKYHSPLLWTNTTCSHQREGETNLQAGNRRLMEEMGIKAELKELFSFIYKAPFDNGLTEHEFDHVMIGYYNDEPNINKEEAESWKWMGIGAVKDDMKINPDIYTAWFKIIFDEFYHYLEEHKSPLCNEGGTPIQ is encoded by the coding sequence ATGACAGAAGAAAAAGTAATATTAGTAAACGAAAAGGATGAGCAAATAGGGCTTATGCCCAAAATGGAAGCTCATGAAAAAGCATTGCTACACCGTGCATTTTCGGTATTTATACTCAACTCTAAAAATGAGATAATGTTACAACAGCGTGCAGCGCAAAAATACCATTCGCCATTATTGTGGACTAATACTACATGTAGTCATCAACGAGAAGGAGAAACCAATTTGCAGGCGGGTAACCGTAGGTTGATGGAAGAGATGGGTATAAAAGCTGAACTGAAAGAACTATTTTCATTTATTTATAAAGCTCCTTTTGATAATGGGCTTACAGAGCATGAATTTGACCACGTAATGATAGGTTATTATAACGATGAGCCTAACATTAATAAAGAAGAAGCCGAAAGCTGGAAATGGATGGGTATAGGAGCTGTAAAAGATGATATGAAGATCAATCCTGATATTTATACCGCTTGGTTTAAAATAATATTTGATGAGTTTTATCATTATCTAGAAGAACATAAAAGCCCATTATGTAACGAAGGGGGAACCCCGATTCAATAA
- a CDS encoding DUF2256 domain-containing protein, with translation MGLKNTSSKGNKSYLPSRTCSVCECEFTWREK, from the coding sequence GTGGGTTTGAAAAATACCTCAAGTAAAGGAAACAAGTCCTATTTGCCATCAAGAACCTGCTCTGTTTGCGAGTGTGAGTTTACTTGGCGAGAAAAGTGA
- a CDS encoding ABC1 kinase family protein: MKRLDSIPTNKIERVTKLVSTGVKIGGNYLKYYGQKMVNPELTKDGLHEDNATDIYDGLKELKGSALKVAQMLSMEKNLLPQSYVEKFSLSQFSVPPLSPPLVMKTFKKYFGVEPYVLFDEFDSESINAASIGQVHKAKKNGKDLAVKIQYPGVRDSIGTDIAMVKPIALRMFNLKGTSDEYFQEVEDKLMEETDYTLELQQSEIVREACSNLDNIIFPKYYPELSCEKIITMDWMQGKHLSEWCKEEHSQEERNKVGQALYDFYMYQIHVLHKFHADPHPGNFLVDENAQLIAIDFGCMKELPKAFYTPYFELIQPETLDNDTLFTEKLIELDVLKTDDTPKEYEYFKALFHELLTVFVEPYRHDHFDFSQEIFSEAIAGLSDRFANDKNIRKMNTNRGSKHFIYVNRTFFGLYSLLFDIKANVAIRGFEKYLK; encoded by the coding sequence ATGAAAAGATTAGACTCTATACCCACCAATAAAATTGAGCGGGTAACAAAACTTGTATCTACAGGTGTAAAAATAGGCGGGAATTACCTTAAATATTATGGGCAAAAAATGGTAAATCCAGAGCTTACTAAAGATGGTTTGCATGAAGATAATGCTACTGATATTTATGATGGTTTAAAAGAGCTGAAAGGTAGTGCGCTAAAAGTAGCACAGATGCTTAGCATGGAGAAAAACCTGCTACCGCAGAGTTATGTTGAGAAATTTTCGCTAAGTCAGTTTTCTGTACCACCGCTTTCGCCACCTTTGGTAATGAAAACGTTCAAAAAGTATTTTGGTGTAGAGCCATACGTACTTTTTGATGAGTTTGACTCAGAGAGCATCAATGCGGCAAGTATAGGGCAGGTGCATAAAGCTAAAAAAAATGGTAAAGACCTCGCTGTAAAAATCCAGTACCCTGGAGTACGTGATAGTATAGGTACAGATATCGCAATGGTAAAACCTATTGCCTTACGTATGTTTAACCTGAAAGGGACTAGCGATGAGTATTTTCAAGAGGTGGAAGACAAATTGATGGAAGAAACGGATTATACACTTGAGTTACAGCAAAGCGAAATTGTGCGTGAAGCTTGTTCCAATCTAGATAATATCATTTTCCCTAAATACTATCCTGAATTATCATGCGAGAAAATAATTACGATGGACTGGATGCAAGGTAAACACCTTTCAGAATGGTGTAAAGAAGAACATTCGCAAGAAGAGCGTAATAAAGTAGGGCAGGCATTATATGATTTTTATATGTATCAAATACACGTGTTACATAAATTTCATGCCGATCCGCATCCTGGTAATTTCTTGGTAGATGAAAATGCACAACTAATAGCTATAGACTTTGGTTGTATGAAAGAACTGCCAAAAGCGTTTTATACGCCTTACTTTGAGTTGATACAACCCGAAACATTGGATAACGATACTTTGTTTACAGAAAAATTAATAGAGCTGGATGTTTTAAAAACTGATGACACCCCCAAAGAGTATGAGTACTTTAAGGCTTTATTTCATGAATTGCTTACTGTATTTGTAGAGCCATACCGTCATGATCATTTCGATTTTTCACAAGAGATATTCAGTGAAGCCATTGCAGGTTTAAGCGATAGGTTTGCTAACGATAAGAATATTAGAAAAATGAATACAAATCGCGGTAGCAAACACTTTATTTATGTAAACAGAACATTCTTTGGGCTGTATAGTTTATTATTTGATATAAAAGCAAATGTAGCGATTCGTGGGTTTGAAAAATACCTCAAGTAA
- a CDS encoding TetR family transcriptional regulator C-terminal domain-containing protein — protein sequence MATKKIKTPTKSDIITKYTDYCLMNGSSPATVYKFAKDNGFEEADFYAFFSSFEMLEHQYFTEMFTYTLEMLEQSPNYVAYDGTQKLSAFYFTFFELSTANRSFIMYLMGDGNSRMRNLLKLKELRNVFTDYAAEVLEKPLNVDNERADKAQSKALKEGAWLQFLSIFKFWMDDVSPSFEKTDIFIEKSVKASSDLVYNTPLQSLFDLGKFIWKEKFTA from the coding sequence ATGGCAACAAAAAAAATAAAAACTCCGACTAAATCAGATATTATAACTAAATATACCGACTATTGCCTCATGAATGGCAGTAGCCCTGCTACGGTATATAAGTTTGCTAAAGATAATGGTTTTGAAGAGGCAGATTTTTATGCTTTTTTCAGTTCTTTCGAAATGTTAGAGCATCAGTATTTTACCGAGATGTTTACATACACACTCGAAATGCTGGAACAATCGCCTAATTATGTAGCGTATGATGGCACACAAAAGCTATCTGCTTTTTATTTTACGTTTTTTGAACTGTCAACAGCCAATAGAAGTTTTATAATGTATTTAATGGGAGATGGAAATTCGCGAATGCGCAATTTGCTAAAATTGAAAGAGCTTCGTAATGTGTTTACAGATTATGCTGCGGAGGTTTTAGAAAAGCCATTAAATGTTGATAATGAACGTGCTGATAAAGCACAGAGTAAAGCACTTAAAGAAGGTGCGTGGTTACAGTTTTTATCTATATTTAAGTTTTGGATGGATGATGTTTCTCCTTCGTTTGAAAAAACAGATATTTTTATAGAAAAATCAGTTAAAGCATCATCAGACTTAGTGTATAACACACCACTTCAAAGCTTGTTTGATTTGGGTAAGTTCATTTGGAAAGAAAAATTCACCGCTTAA
- a CDS encoding NAD(P)/FAD-dependent oxidoreductase yields the protein MPRELQIQVAPEVAAQMPLLIAHVAKLMHSSPNEINHLVILKRSIDARQKTVKINLKVAVYYNEEYTETTIPLPEYNDVRNAREVIIIGAGPAGLFAALQLIELGVKPIVLERGKDVQARRRDLKAINRDHIVNGDSNYCYGEGGAGTYSDGKLYTRSKKRGDVDRILRLFVAFGASPDILVEAHPHIGTNKLPDIIKAIREKIIEYGGQVLFDTRVTDILVKSNTVTGITTQNGDTIKADKIILATGHSARDIFELLDRKKIYIEAKPFALGVRAEHPQSLIDSIQYSCDITTGRGDYLPPSPYSIVKQVGGRGMYSFCMCPGGVIAPCATSEGEVVTNGWSPSKRDQETANSGIVVELKLEDFKPFAKFGALAGMEFQKAIEQKAWHLAGETQRVPAQRMVDFTQSKISTDIPKTSYVPGTTSVELGQVFPNFITQTLREGFIEFGKSMRGYLTNEAILHAPESRTSSPVRIPRDHETLEHVQIKGLYPCGEGAGYAGGIISAAIDGEKCALKCI from the coding sequence ATGCCAAGAGAACTCCAAATACAAGTTGCGCCAGAGGTTGCTGCACAAATGCCATTGCTTATAGCTCATGTTGCTAAGTTGATGCATAGTAGTCCGAATGAAATAAATCATTTGGTAATATTAAAGCGGTCTATAGATGCACGTCAAAAGACGGTTAAAATAAACCTGAAAGTAGCGGTATATTATAATGAAGAATATACAGAGACAACTATACCGTTACCAGAATATAACGATGTGAGAAATGCTCGTGAGGTAATTATTATAGGAGCAGGTCCTGCAGGGTTATTCGCGGCATTACAGTTGATAGAACTGGGTGTAAAACCCATTGTTTTAGAACGTGGTAAAGATGTTCAGGCACGTCGTCGTGATCTTAAAGCTATTAACCGCGACCATATTGTAAACGGTGACTCTAACTACTGCTATGGCGAAGGCGGTGCAGGCACATACTCTGACGGTAAATTGTATACTCGTTCTAAAAAGCGTGGCGATGTCGATAGAATACTCAGGCTGTTTGTAGCCTTTGGTGCTTCGCCCGATATATTGGTAGAAGCACATCCGCATATTGGCACAAATAAACTTCCAGATATTATTAAAGCCATCCGCGAAAAGATAATAGAATATGGAGGACAAGTATTATTTGATACTCGTGTTACAGATATTTTAGTAAAAAGTAATACAGTAACAGGTATTACCACTCAAAATGGCGATACTATAAAAGCAGATAAAATAATTCTTGCCACAGGACATTCGGCTCGTGATATATTTGAATTATTAGATAGAAAGAAGATATATATAGAAGCTAAGCCTTTTGCATTGGGTGTTCGAGCAGAGCATCCGCAAAGTCTTATAGATAGTATCCAATATAGTTGTGATATTACTACGGGTAGGGGCGACTACTTACCACCATCTCCTTACTCTATTGTAAAACAAGTAGGAGGCAGAGGGATGTATTCTTTTTGTATGTGCCCTGGTGGAGTTATAGCACCTTGTGCCACTAGTGAAGGTGAGGTAGTAACCAATGGCTGGTCACCATCTAAGCGGGATCAAGAAACTGCTAACTCAGGTATTGTAGTAGAGTTAAAGCTCGAAGATTTTAAACCATTTGCCAAGTTTGGAGCATTAGCGGGTATGGAATTCCAAAAAGCGATTGAACAAAAGGCTTGGCATTTGGCAGGCGAAACACAGCGAGTACCCGCACAACGCATGGTCGATTTTACACAAAGTAAAATATCTACAGATATTCCTAAAACATCTTATGTACCAGGGACTACTTCGGTAGAATTAGGACAGGTATTCCCTAATTTTATAACCCAAACATTACGAGAAGGTTTTATTGAGTTTGGTAAATCGATGCGTGGTTACCTTACTAACGAAGCGATATTACACGCACCCGAATCGAGAACTTCATCGCCTGTGCGTATTCCTCGTGACCACGAAACCTTAGAGCATGTACAAATAAAAGGGTTATATCCTTGTGGCGAAGGGGCGGGCTATGCAGGAGGTATTATTTCGGCAGCCATAGATGGTGAGAAGTGTGCATTGAAATGTATTTAA
- a CDS encoding DUF2891 domain-containing protein: MKYTYYLVLLVTTVTFSQELTLERANGLAGLPLKCLQQEYPNKLSQLLADSTEIANPKALHPAFYGCFDWHSSVHGHWSLVYLLKHFPDLDRREEAILKLKINLSKENIAQEIAYLNKKHNKSYERTYGWAWLLKLQQELDAYNEPFAKEMAANLQPLTTIIAERYIEFLPKLNYPLRVGTHTNTAFGMSFAWDYAVHAKNTALQNSIRENTLRLFKNDIDCPFEWEPSGTDFLSPCMEEIGIMQRILPEKEFLKWLKDFAPSLFNKKYTWEPGKVSDRSDGHLVHLDGLNFSRAWNFYRLAKQYPKQLGHLKPLADKHLMHSLPAIVDGDYAGEHWLASFALHTFEEKQDISQ; the protein is encoded by the coding sequence ATGAAATATACTTACTATTTAGTTTTATTGGTTACAACTGTTACTTTTTCTCAAGAATTAACTTTAGAGCGTGCCAATGGTCTTGCAGGTTTACCATTAAAGTGTTTACAACAAGAATACCCTAATAAGCTAAGTCAGTTACTTGCAGATTCTACCGAAATAGCTAACCCTAAAGCATTACACCCTGCTTTTTATGGTTGTTTCGACTGGCACTCTTCAGTCCACGGGCATTGGAGCTTGGTGTATCTGTTAAAGCATTTTCCTGATCTTGATAGGAGAGAGGAAGCTATTCTTAAACTAAAAATAAATTTATCTAAAGAGAATATTGCACAGGAAATAGCCTACCTGAATAAAAAACACAATAAATCATACGAGCGTACCTATGGCTGGGCTTGGTTATTAAAATTACAGCAAGAATTAGACGCCTATAATGAACCTTTTGCTAAAGAAATGGCTGCCAATTTACAACCATTAACTACTATAATTGCTGAACGCTATATTGAATTTTTACCGAAGCTAAACTATCCGTTACGTGTTGGGACACATACCAATACTGCTTTCGGGATGTCATTCGCGTGGGATTATGCTGTTCATGCTAAAAACACAGCCTTGCAAAACAGTATCAGAGAGAATACTTTAAGACTGTTTAAAAATGATATAGATTGCCCTTTTGAATGGGAACCTAGCGGTACTGATTTTCTTTCGCCATGTATGGAAGAAATAGGCATTATGCAACGAATATTACCTGAAAAGGAGTTCCTGAAATGGTTGAAAGATTTTGCTCCTTCTCTTTTTAATAAAAAGTATACATGGGAACCTGGTAAAGTATCGGACAGGAGTGATGGACATTTGGTACACCTTGACGGGCTTAATTTTAGTCGTGCATGGAATTTTTATCGTCTTGCTAAGCAATATCCAAAACAATTAGGGCATTTAAAACCTCTTGCCGATAAACACCTTATGCACTCGTTACCTGCTATAGTAGATGGAGATTATGCGGGCGAACATTGGTTGGCAAGTTTTGCACTACATACTTTTGAAGAGAAGCAAGACATTAGCCAATAG
- a CDS encoding RecQ family ATP-dependent DNA helicase, giving the protein MKSTEIDLYKELKKYFGFNKFKGLQEDVVTSIISGNNTFVIMPTGGGKSLCYQLPALVLNGTAIVVSPLIALMKNQVDAIRSLSSESGVAHVLNSSLTKTEINQVKTDITSGLTKLLYVAPESLTKEEYVNFLKGVDISFVAIDEAHCISEWGHDFRPEYRNLRSIIKQLGDVPVIGLTATATPKVQEDILKNLDMSDANTFKASFNRPNLYYEIRTKTKNVESDIIRFIRQHKGKSGVIYCLSRKKVEEVAQVLQVNGISAVPYHAGLDGKTRAKHQDMFLMEDVDVVVATIAFGMGIDKPDVRFVIHHDIPKSLESYYQETGRAGRDGGEGHCLAYYAYKDIEKLEKFMSGKPVAEQEIGYALLQEVVAYAETSMSRRKFLLHYFGEEFDDETGEGADMDDNVRNPKNKVEAKDQVVTLLETVKGTRQLYKSKEIIFTLLGKVNAVIKSHKTDAQPFFGKGVGFDEKYWMALIRQVLVAGYLSKDIESYGVIKITPEGEAFIENPESFMMSEDHDYGGSDEGTVVTTSKPSAVLDEVLIGMLKDLRKKVAKKLGVPPFVVFQDPSLEDMALKYPVTVEEIGSVHGVGEGKAKKYGKEFAELIAQYVADNDIMRPDDLVVKSTGANSGLKLYIIQNIDRKLSLNDISKAKGLDMEGLLKEMEQIVYSGTRLNIKYWIDEILDEDQQEEIQDYFMESESDNIKAALSEFDGDYDTEELRLMRIKFISEVAN; this is encoded by the coding sequence ATGAAATCAACCGAAATTGACTTATACAAAGAGTTAAAAAAGTATTTTGGTTTTAACAAATTTAAAGGCCTTCAAGAGGATGTTGTTACAAGTATAATTTCTGGTAACAACACATTTGTTATCATGCCTACAGGCGGTGGGAAGTCATTGTGTTATCAGTTACCTGCGCTTGTGTTAAATGGTACAGCTATTGTAGTTTCGCCTCTTATTGCTCTTATGAAGAATCAGGTAGATGCTATTCGTAGCCTTTCTTCAGAATCTGGGGTAGCCCATGTTCTAAATTCGTCACTTACCAAAACCGAAATAAATCAAGTTAAGACCGATATAACATCAGGACTCACAAAACTTTTATACGTTGCTCCAGAGTCGCTTACCAAAGAAGAGTATGTTAATTTTCTAAAGGGGGTTGATATTTCTTTTGTAGCTATAGATGAGGCGCATTGTATATCTGAATGGGGGCACGATTTCCGACCAGAGTATCGTAATTTGAGGAGCATAATAAAGCAACTAGGCGACGTACCAGTAATAGGACTTACAGCCACTGCAACCCCTAAAGTACAAGAAGATATTCTTAAAAATCTTGATATGTCTGATGCCAATACCTTTAAGGCATCGTTTAATAGACCTAATCTCTACTATGAAATACGTACAAAGACAAAGAATGTAGAGAGTGATATTATCCGTTTTATAAGGCAACACAAAGGCAAATCAGGAGTTATATACTGTCTTAGTCGTAAAAAAGTTGAAGAGGTAGCACAGGTATTACAGGTAAATGGTATTAGTGCTGTGCCATATCATGCAGGTTTAGATGGTAAAACACGAGCCAAGCATCAAGATATGTTCCTTATGGAAGATGTAGATGTAGTAGTAGCAACTATAGCCTTTGGTATGGGTATAGATAAACCAGATGTTCGTTTTGTAATTCACCATGATATACCTAAGTCGCTCGAAAGTTACTATCAAGAAACAGGACGTGCAGGACGTGATGGTGGCGAAGGGCATTGTTTGGCTTATTATGCATATAAAGATATTGAGAAGCTCGAAAAATTCATGTCAGGTAAACCTGTAGCCGAACAAGAGATAGGATATGCTTTACTTCAAGAAGTTGTAGCATATGCTGAAACATCGATGTCGCGTCGAAAATTCCTGTTGCATTACTTCGGAGAAGAATTTGATGACGAAACAGGCGAGGGTGCCGATATGGATGATAATGTTCGTAATCCTAAAAACAAAGTAGAAGCTAAAGATCAAGTGGTAACCTTGCTAGAAACTGTTAAGGGTACACGTCAGCTATATAAATCTAAAGAAATTATATTTACACTTTTAGGTAAAGTAAATGCGGTTATAAAATCACATAAAACAGATGCTCAACCTTTCTTTGGTAAGGGTGTGGGTTTTGACGAGAAATACTGGATGGCACTCATACGTCAAGTTTTAGTAGCAGGATACCTTTCTAAAGATATAGAATCGTATGGTGTTATAAAAATAACCCCCGAAGGAGAAGCATTTATAGAAAATCCAGAGTCATTCATGATGAGTGAAGATCATGACTATGGTGGAAGTGATGAAGGAACTGTAGTTACCACATCAAAACCTTCGGCTGTGTTAGATGAGGTACTCATTGGTATGTTGAAAGATCTTCGTAAAAAGGTAGCTAAAAAACTAGGTGTACCTCCATTTGTAGTATTTCAAGACCCTTCTCTTGAAGATATGGCGCTTAAATACCCTGTAACCGTAGAAGAAATAGGAAGTGTGCACGGTGTGGGTGAAGGTAAAGCCAAGAAATATGGTAAAGAATTTGCCGAGCTTATAGCACAATATGTAGCAGATAATGACATTATGCGTCCTGATGATCTTGTAGTAAAATCTACAGGGGCAAACTCTGGACTTAAACTATATATTATTCAGAATATAGACAGAAAGTTGTCTTTAAATGATATTTCTAAAGCAAAAGGACTAGATATGGAAGGTTTGCTAAAAGAAATGGAACAAATAGTATATTCTGGTACGCGACTAAATATAAAATACTGGATAGATGAAATATTAGACGAAGACCAACAAGAAGAAATTCAGGATTACTTCATGGAATCGGAATCAGATAATATAAAAGCCGCTCTTTCTGAGTTTGATGGTGACTATGATACTGAAGAGCTTCGACTAATGCGTATTAAATTTATTAGTGAAGTGGCGAATTAA
- a CDS encoding KpsF/GutQ family sugar-phosphate isomerase, with amino-acid sequence MINTDTILASAKRTILSESESIAALVQYLDNDFVKTTEAIYNSKGRVVVTGIGKSAIIASKIVATLNSTGTPSLFLHASEAIHGDLGMVQPGDVVICISKSGNSPEIKVLAPLLKRYSNILIGMTANKDSFLAKQSDYVLHAHVETESCPNNLAPTNSTTAQLVLGDALAVCLMELREFKSEDFALYHPGGALGKKLLLRVGDMLDDINKPQVSPDCSIKKAIVEISEKRLGVTAVIDNEKIIGIITDGDIRRMLNDRDNIAGVTAADIMTKNPKTIKTTAMATEALNTMENFAITQLVVADDGVYKGILHLHDILKEGII; translated from the coding sequence TTGATAAATACAGATACAATATTGGCTTCTGCCAAAAGAACAATACTTTCTGAGAGTGAGAGCATTGCCGCCTTAGTACAGTACCTAGATAATGATTTTGTTAAAACCACAGAGGCTATTTACAACAGTAAAGGTCGTGTTGTGGTTACAGGAATAGGCAAGAGTGCTATAATAGCCTCTAAAATAGTAGCAACATTAAACTCTACGGGTACTCCATCGCTTTTCTTACACGCATCTGAAGCCATACACGGCGATTTGGGTATGGTACAGCCTGGCGATGTGGTTATATGTATTTCTAAAAGTGGTAATAGCCCAGAAATAAAAGTACTTGCTCCGCTATTAAAGCGTTATAGCAACATCTTAATAGGGATGACAGCTAATAAAGATTCTTTTTTAGCCAAACAATCAGATTATGTTTTACATGCACATGTAGAAACAGAATCTTGCCCCAACAATCTTGCTCCTACTAACAGTACTACAGCACAACTAGTACTGGGTGATGCGCTTGCCGTATGCCTTATGGAGCTCAGGGAGTTTAAAAGTGAAGATTTCGCATTATACCACCCTGGTGGTGCATTAGGTAAAAAACTACTACTACGCGTAGGCGATATGCTAGACGACATCAATAAACCACAAGTAAGCCCAGATTGCAGCATTAAAAAAGCAATTGTAGAAATATCTGAAAAAAGACTGGGTGTTACAGCAGTAATTGACAATGAAAAAATAATAGGTATTATTACCGATGGCGATATAAGGCGAATGCTTAACGATAGAGATAATATTGCAGGTGTTACCGCTGCCGATATTATGACAAAAAACCCAAAGACAATAAAAACAACTGCAATGGCAACAGAAGCCCTTAACACTATGGAAAACTTCGCTATTACACAGCTTGTTGTAGCAGATGATGGTGTCTATAAAGGCATACTACACCTACACGATATACTAAAAGAAGGAATTATCTAA